Proteins encoded in a region of the Mucispirillum schaedleri ASF457 genome:
- the hflX gene encoding GTPase HflX, producing MLAGSYDSIMIPVLSRFKLVSGRLRGLRLIHTHPKGDKLDHDDMADLALLRLDSVTACTMNNKGYPLFLDTAYILPPENDASQSEFGYLEDSDPYNQKTDYPLFIEALDDEIQRKTKQMHISKDGEYAVLTGVFKSKEECDINLDELEELVRSAGVNIIARVPQVKKEIHPKYVAGPGKLREAVIKALMTGAEYIIFDNSLSPSQSRAVSEFTELKILDRTQLILDIFARRAKSNEGKIRVELAQLKYILPRLGAKDDSLSRLTGGIGGRGPGETKLEIDKRRINDRIAFLNDKLKKAEQARDIQRARREKNSIPVVSIIGYTNAGKSTLLNSLTKSDVYADNLLFATLDTSSKRIRFPKERDVIVTDTVGFIRDLPANLAGAFKSTLEELHNADMFLHVVDISDKHFKKHIKSVEKVLEEMDLQEKERIIVFNKIDKLIDEKLDEIRKEYSDAVYISAFKRASFDDMLNKIGYYFFKEGIEGFND from the coding sequence GTGTTAGCAGGAAGTTATGACAGCATAATGATTCCTGTTCTTTCAAGGTTTAAATTAGTTTCTGGCAGGCTTAGAGGGCTGAGATTAATCCATACTCACCCAAAAGGTGACAAATTAGACCATGACGATATGGCAGATTTAGCACTTTTAAGGCTAGACAGTGTTACTGCATGCACTATGAATAATAAAGGCTATCCATTGTTTTTAGATACTGCATATATTTTGCCGCCAGAAAATGATGCATCACAGAGTGAGTTTGGATATTTAGAAGACAGCGACCCATATAATCAAAAAACAGATTATCCGCTTTTTATTGAAGCATTAGATGATGAAATACAGCGTAAAACTAAACAGATGCATATATCTAAAGATGGAGAGTATGCAGTCTTAACAGGTGTGTTTAAAAGCAAAGAAGAGTGTGATATAAATTTAGATGAGCTTGAAGAGCTTGTAAGAAGTGCAGGTGTAAATATAATAGCACGGGTTCCGCAGGTAAAAAAAGAAATCCATCCAAAATATGTGGCAGGACCGGGAAAACTTAGAGAAGCAGTTATTAAAGCACTAATGACAGGTGCAGAATATATTATTTTTGATAACAGTTTATCGCCATCTCAGTCAAGAGCAGTTTCAGAATTTACTGAACTAAAAATATTAGATAGAACTCAGCTTATACTTGATATTTTTGCAAGGCGTGCAAAAAGTAATGAAGGTAAAATACGAGTGGAACTTGCACAGCTTAAATATATTCTTCCGCGTCTTGGTGCAAAAGATGATTCTTTATCAAGGTTAACAGGTGGTATTGGCGGCAGAGGTCCTGGAGAAACAAAACTTGAAATAGATAAACGGCGGATAAATGACAGGATTGCTTTTTTAAACGACAAACTTAAAAAGGCAGAGCAGGCACGGGACATACAAAGAGCAAGAAGAGAAAAAAATTCTATACCTGTTGTATCTATTATAGGCTACACTAATGCAGGAAAATCCACATTGCTAAACAGCCTTACTAAATCAGATGTTTATGCAGATAATCTGCTTTTTGCAACTCTTGACACTTCCAGCAAAAGAATAAGGTTTCCAAAAGAAAGAGATGTTATAGTAACTGATACAGTTGGATTTATAAGGGATTTGCCTGCCAACTTAGCTGGTGCATTTAAGTCAACATTAGAAGAGCTGCATAATGCTGATATGTTTCTGCATGTGGTGGATATCAGCGACAAGCACTTTAAAAAACATATAAAATCAGTGGAAAAAGTGCTGGAAGAAATGGATTTGCAGGAAAAAGAAAGAATAATTGTGTTTAATAAAATAGATAAATTAATTGATGAAAAATTAGATGAAATAAGAAAAGAATACAGCGATGCAGTATATATCAGTGCATTTAAGCGGGCATCATTTGATGATATGCTCAATAAAATAGGCTATTATTTTTTTAAAGAGGGTATTGAGGGCTTTAATGATTAA
- a CDS encoding RluA family pseudouridine synthase, whose translation MNEYSYIEIYKDKNILAVQKNHGIYVIPDRKNTVTPLIDILRHDYGEVYVTHRLDAGTGGLMIFARNKTAHRHISLQFEKSSVTKYYIAVTENKIVPQSLMLPIAKSNHGKYSINFKSGKKAVTSFYNLSSNDKGALILASPKTGRTHQIRVHIKALKAPLYQDFLYNKKVDDKRLTLQCFYMGFLNPANEKYISFTSNITNFMLQYINMLELSEKSVYQYNYESK comes from the coding sequence ATGAATGAATACAGCTATATTGAAATATATAAAGATAAAAATATATTAGCAGTGCAGAAAAATCACGGCATATATGTTATACCAGACAGGAAGAATACTGTTACACCGTTAATAGATATTTTAAGGCATGATTATGGTGAAGTATATGTTACTCACCGTCTTGATGCAGGCACCGGCGGTTTAATGATATTTGCAAGAAATAAAACTGCTCACAGGCATATATCATTGCAGTTTGAAAAATCTTCTGTTACAAAGTATTATATAGCTGTTACTGAAAATAAAATAGTTCCCCAATCTTTAATGCTTCCAATTGCTAAATCAAACCATGGAAAATACTCTATTAATTTTAAAAGCGGTAAAAAGGCAGTTACTTCTTTTTATAATCTTTCATCAAATGATAAAGGTGCATTGATACTTGCCAGTCCTAAAACTGGCAGAACTCACCAGATAAGAGTGCATATTAAAGCATTAAAAGCTCCACTTTATCAAGATTTTCTTTATAATAAAAAAGTAGATGATAAAAGGCTTACTTTACAGTGCTTTTATATGGGCTTTTTAAATCCAGCAAACGAAAAATATATCAGCTTTACATCAAATATCACAAATTTTATGCTTCAATATATTAATATGCTTGAATTATCAGAAAAAAGTGTGTATCAATATAACTATGAAAGCAAATAA
- the waaF gene encoding lipopolysaccharide heptosyltransferase II, whose translation MKANNQFKNILVFNPAFLGDTIITTPLIRALHVLYPKAKISFCIRPEHADLFYNIPFINEVIIFDKRNTHKGFGGLLKFVKIISNYQFDLIIDLHLSLRSSTLFSMVKNTYIVGFSSAVMSYLFNKRVEKKQELCEVERNLMILSALCDDFSLEDAKKIGGPLTAYIDKHLKENALSYFAVSAPDRKVIGIAPGSVWSTKRYPVEYFVNVAEDLYNKGYAVALFGGKDDKESLDEFASLFKYPYFDFAYKTSLKELPAILSAVDLLLSNDSGAMHIAIAAGTPAVAVFGPTVKSLGFFPYDEKSIVVENNDINCRPCGKHGGNTCPKGHFKCMKDIEPERVLIAALSILQQG comes from the coding sequence ATGAAAGCAAATAATCAATTTAAAAATATACTTGTATTTAACCCTGCTTTTTTAGGGGATACTATAATTACTACACCATTAATTAGAGCACTGCATGTGCTTTATCCTAAAGCAAAAATATCTTTCTGCATTCGCCCAGAACATGCTGACCTTTTTTATAATATTCCATTTATTAATGAAGTTATTATTTTTGATAAGCGTAATACGCATAAAGGGTTTGGCGGACTTTTAAAATTTGTAAAGATTATTTCAAACTATCAGTTTGATTTAATTATTGATTTACACTTGTCACTTCGCTCCTCTACTTTATTTTCTATGGTAAAAAATACATACATTGTTGGTTTTTCTTCTGCTGTTATGAGCTATCTTTTTAATAAACGGGTTGAGAAAAAGCAGGAACTTTGCGAAGTAGAAAGAAATCTTATGATATTAAGTGCATTATGTGATGATTTCTCTTTAGAAGATGCTAAAAAAATTGGCGGACCACTTACTGCTTATATTGATAAGCATTTAAAAGAAAATGCACTTTCTTATTTTGCCGTTTCTGCACCTGATAGAAAAGTTATTGGTATTGCTCCGGGCAGTGTATGGTCAACTAAAAGATACCCTGTAGAATATTTTGTTAATGTGGCAGAAGATTTATATAATAAAGGTTATGCTGTAGCATTATTTGGCGGAAAAGATGATAAAGAAAGCCTTGATGAATTTGCTTCACTTTTCAAATATCCTTACTTTGATTTTGCATATAAAACATCTTTAAAAGAGCTTCCTGCTATTCTTTCAGCAGTTGATTTGCTTTTATCTAATGACAGTGGAGCAATGCATATAGCTATTGCAGCAGGTACACCAGCAGTTGCAGTATTTGGACCTACTGTTAAATCACTTGGTTTTTTTCCATATGATGAAAAAAGTATTGTAGTTGAAAATAATGATATTAACTGCAGACCATGTGGAAAACATGGTGGCAATACATGCCCAAAAGGTCATTTTAAATGTATGAAAGATATTGAGCCTGAAAGAGTTTTAATCGCTGCTCTTTCTATTTTACAGCAGGGTTAA
- a CDS encoding glycosyltransferase family 9 protein: MKEILIVRFSSLGDIVLLTGVLKYVKENIAEDIAIDLLTYFHFAGVLQDYPYIRNIYTIKKGASLIDLNETVSTMPNYDAVFDLHNNIRSAFVRFISSCKSYVYDKNSLGRRLYVKKRLCRSKLQEHTVIKYFKPFMKAFKLDMPDIELLRPYLPFPNIEKNNSLKNAVIHPFASKATKEWPFFAELGCMLSDDGLNVIYIGNGEMNIPACADDKTGKVSLSALIEFIAQADVFITTDSGPLHIATALNIPTIAIFGPTTKELGFYPPFKNTKVIEYVGLKCRPCHIHGSSCCYKKHFKCMLDIGVEEVRYHVNNILSNNPKMQD; encoded by the coding sequence ATGAAAGAAATTTTAATTGTAAGGTTTTCTTCCCTTGGCGATATTGTTCTGCTGACAGGTGTTTTAAAATATGTAAAAGAAAACATTGCAGAAGATATTGCAATAGATTTGCTTACATATTTCCACTTTGCAGGTGTATTGCAGGATTATCCATATATTAGGAATATATATACTATCAAAAAAGGGGCTTCTTTAATTGATTTAAATGAAACAGTATCTACTATGCCTAATTATGATGCAGTTTTTGATTTGCATAATAATATTCGCTCTGCTTTTGTAAGGTTTATTTCTTCCTGCAAAAGCTATGTATATGATAAAAATTCTCTTGGAAGAAGACTTTATGTAAAAAAAAGATTGTGCCGCTCTAAACTACAGGAACATACTGTTATAAAATATTTTAAGCCATTTATGAAAGCTTTTAAACTGGATATGCCTGATATTGAACTGCTGAGACCTTATCTGCCTTTTCCTAATATTGAAAAAAATAATTCATTAAAAAATGCAGTTATCCACCCTTTTGCTTCAAAAGCTACAAAAGAATGGCCTTTTTTTGCTGAACTTGGATGTATGCTTTCTGATGATGGTTTAAATGTTATATATATTGGCAATGGTGAGATGAATATACCAGCCTGTGCAGATGATAAAACTGGTAAAGTTTCTCTTTCTGCCTTAATAGAGTTTATTGCTCAGGCTGATGTATTTATTACAACAGATTCAGGGCCATTGCATATAGCTACAGCTTTAAATATCCCTACAATTGCAATATTTGGACCTACTACAAAAGAACTTGGATTTTATCCACCATTTAAAAATACAAAAGTTATAGAATATGTTGGCTTAAAATGCAGACCATGCCATATTCATGGCAGCAGCTGCTGTTATAAAAAACATTTTAAGTGTATGCTTGATATTGGTGTAGAAGAAGTGCGGTATCATGTTAATAATATACTTAGTAATAATCCAAAAATGCAGGATTAA
- a CDS encoding lytic transglycosylase domain-containing protein — translation MKKIKLSIILAGAFILTSCAGTANQQLKETIREAGNIVKEESDYYEIFTAIDDSTLPLPDLSIYSSYSSDDVEENSPYYEEFKEFNVPMAMTGRVNAYIKYYTERVPLTTQSWLNRSNKYMYLVKDIFLQEGLPSDLVVLAFTESGYNTHAVSHAGATGMWQFMQGTGKMYGMEQNFWIDERRDFEKATRAAAKYLKSLYERFGDWYLALAAYNAGPGRMARAIQKHDTNDFFAISSRNTLKLETRDYVPKYLAQLIVYKNYLKYGFTMPADMPLLFSTIEAPASTNIYWLADELGVSYELMRDLNPALKLPITPPHAYKIRVPYLRDNEAKKILARASAIERARYKIYEGKRGESVAEIAQKFDVSKEDISRVNGIKRESLLTSRKIFIPVKEYSNIKIDSMFAQVLEKIDPKYYKVKKGDTFIGIAHNHNMRMKDLQKLNPNIKPSRIYPGQYIMVTRDGYTNVSYTAKKSSRQVANVKYRVKNGDSLWSIAKKFNTSVASIKSINKLKSSNIYAGRVLTIKKNVK, via the coding sequence ATGAAGAAAATTAAATTAAGTATCATACTTGCAGGAGCATTTATACTGACAAGCTGTGCAGGCACAGCAAATCAGCAGTTAAAAGAGACAATAAGAGAAGCAGGGAATATTGTAAAGGAAGAGTCTGATTATTATGAAATATTTACAGCTATAGATGACAGCACACTTCCACTGCCTGATTTAAGTATATATTCATCATATTCATCAGATGATGTAGAAGAAAACTCCCCATATTATGAAGAGTTTAAAGAATTTAATGTTCCAATGGCAATGACTGGCAGAGTAAATGCTTATATAAAATACTATACAGAGAGAGTGCCGCTGACTACTCAAAGCTGGCTTAACCGTTCTAATAAGTATATGTATCTTGTAAAAGATATATTTTTGCAGGAAGGACTGCCAAGTGATTTAGTAGTGCTTGCATTTACAGAAAGCGGATATAACACTCATGCTGTCAGCCATGCAGGTGCAACTGGTATGTGGCAGTTTATGCAGGGCACAGGCAAAATGTATGGTATGGAACAGAATTTTTGGATAGATGAAAGGAGAGATTTTGAAAAAGCAACAAGAGCAGCTGCAAAATATTTAAAATCACTTTATGAAAGATTTGGCGACTGGTATCTTGCCCTTGCTGCTTATAATGCAGGTCCGGGAAGAATGGCAAGAGCAATACAGAAACATGATACAAATGACTTTTTTGCAATATCAAGCCGAAACACTTTAAAACTTGAAACAAGAGATTATGTCCCTAAATATTTGGCACAGCTTATTGTTTATAAAAACTATTTAAAATATGGTTTTACAATGCCTGCTGATATGCCACTTCTTTTTTCTACAATAGAAGCACCTGCATCAACTAACATATACTGGCTTGCAGATGAGCTTGGTGTAAGCTATGAATTAATGCGTGATTTAAACCCTGCATTAAAACTGCCTATCACTCCACCCCATGCTTATAAAATAAGAGTGCCTTATTTAAGAGATAATGAAGCAAAAAAAATACTTGCCAGAGCAAGTGCAATAGAGAGAGCAAGATATAAAATATATGAAGGAAAGCGTGGGGAAAGTGTTGCAGAAATTGCACAGAAGTTTGATGTGTCAAAAGAAGATATATCAAGGGTAAATGGTATAAAAAGAGAAAGTCTTTTAACTTCAAGGAAAATATTTATTCCTGTAAAAGAATATAGTAACATAAAAATAGATAGTATGTTTGCACAAGTTCTTGAAAAAATAGACCCAAAATATTATAAAGTTAAAAAAGGCGATACATTTATAGGCATAGCTCATAATCACAATATGCGCATGAAAGACTTGCAGAAACTAAATCCAAATATAAAACCAAGTAGAATATATCCAGGTCAGTATATTATGGTAACAAGAGATGGCTATACTAATGTAAGCTATACTGCAAAAAAATCATCCCGTCAGGTTGCAAATGTAAAATACAGAGTAAAAAATGGTGATTCTTTATGGAGCATTGCTAAAAAATTTAATACATCAGTTGCAAGTATAAAAAGTATAAATAAACTAAAATCATCTAATATTTATGCAGGCAGAGTATTAACTATTAAGAAAAATGTAAAATAA
- the rsmG gene encoding 16S rRNA (guanine(527)-N(7))-methyltransferase RsmG, protein MDKLIKTTEIIEKKLEKFYELHLNCQINLTAIKEREEFYLKHYYDSIYYFQQSESPCGSLADIGSGGGFPGIVLGIFYPDLKVTLIESIGKKCIFLEQAAKKLELKNIEVLNTRVENIKDRSFDIITARGVSSVKELLKNSFQISKQNTKWVMYKGERLDEELKEALPVIEKRGLNVEKIRIELPITRTYCIISC, encoded by the coding sequence ATGGATAAATTAATAAAAACAACAGAAATAATAGAAAAAAAACTTGAAAAGTTTTATGAATTGCATTTAAATTGTCAAATAAATTTAACTGCTATTAAAGAAAGAGAAGAATTTTACTTGAAACATTATTATGATAGTATATACTATTTTCAGCAAAGTGAATCACCATGTGGCAGTTTAGCAGATATTGGCAGTGGCGGAGGTTTTCCGGGGATAGTGCTTGGTATTTTTTATCCTGATTTAAAAGTTACTCTTATTGAGAGTATAGGCAAAAAATGCATATTTTTAGAACAGGCAGCAAAAAAATTAGAGCTTAAAAATATTGAAGTATTAAATACACGAGTAGAAAATATAAAAGACAGAAGTTTTGATATTATTACAGCAAGAGGAGTTTCTTCTGTAAAAGAGCTTTTAAAAAACTCTTTTCAAATATCAAAACAAAATACTAAGTGGGTAATGTATAAAGGTGAGAGACTAGATGAAGAGTTAAAAGAAGCATTACCTGTAATAGAAAAGCGAGGTTTAAATGTTGAAAAAATTAGGATTGAATTGCCGATTACACGAACTTACTGTATTATTAGCTGTTAG
- the mnmG gene encoding tRNA uridine-5-carboxymethylaminomethyl(34) synthesis enzyme MnmG — MNFKKIYDVIVAGGGHAGCEAALAAARMGAKTLLLTSTIDSIGQMSCNPAIGGLAKGNLVKDIDALGGEIAKNIDDACIQFQMLNSKKGAAAKSSRGQADKKIYIIRMINTLMSQSNLEVKQGEASKIYIKDNEVYGIGNIWGEDFKCKKAIICTGTFLNGKVFIGETSFPAGRTYEKPSIELSKSLKELGFTAIRLKTGTPARIDIRTIDFSKLEVYEMDGEKIPFSFENESFKLPQIKCYATYTNEETHKIVKENIHRSIYYNSADKGIGPRYCPSMEDKIAKFPERTRHQIILEREGGSSNEVYPNGFSTSLPVDAQIKAYRTIKGLENCQLIRPAYAIEYEAFQPTILYPSYETKIIKGLYFAGQINGTSGYEEAACQGLMAGINAVLSIDNKEPFILGRNESYIGVLTDDLITKGVDEPYRMFTSRGEYRLHLREDNAEYRLIEYGYKYGLISKRRYERFILEKEQVYNEVERFRNETIRLKDNKEKLEKYNISLDRGLSIYEFLKRPETNIDMIYDMELTTLTGRAAKQVETIIKYSGYISLQEEEIKKYKSLEDKKIPDDFDYSNIAGLRREYREKFSKIKPKTLGQALRIPGMSISAVSILEIAINKEKRNNG; from the coding sequence ATGAACTTTAAAAAAATATATGATGTAATAGTTGCAGGTGGTGGGCATGCAGGGTGCGAAGCAGCACTTGCAGCTGCAAGAATGGGAGCAAAAACACTGCTTTTAACTTCCACAATAGACAGTATAGGACAAATGAGCTGCAACCCTGCAATTGGTGGGCTTGCAAAGGGAAACCTTGTAAAAGATATAGATGCACTAGGTGGCGAAATAGCTAAAAATATTGATGATGCATGCATACAGTTTCAAATGCTTAACAGCAAAAAGGGTGCTGCTGCAAAAAGCTCAAGAGGTCAGGCTGATAAAAAAATATATATTATAAGAATGATAAATACATTAATGAGCCAAAGTAATCTGGAAGTAAAGCAGGGTGAAGCATCAAAAATTTATATAAAAGACAATGAAGTATATGGCATAGGAAATATCTGGGGTGAAGATTTTAAATGCAAAAAAGCCATAATATGCACAGGAACATTTTTAAATGGAAAAGTGTTTATTGGAGAAACAAGTTTTCCAGCAGGCAGAACTTATGAAAAGCCATCAATTGAGCTTTCAAAGTCATTAAAAGAGCTTGGATTTACTGCCATTAGATTAAAAACAGGAACTCCTGCAAGAATAGATATACGCACAATAGATTTTTCCAAATTAGAAGTATATGAAATGGATGGCGAAAAAATACCATTTTCATTTGAAAATGAAAGTTTTAAGCTTCCACAAATCAAATGTTATGCAACATATACTAATGAAGAAACGCACAAAATCGTAAAAGAAAATATCCATAGAAGCATATACTATAATTCCGCAGATAAAGGAATAGGCCCAAGATACTGTCCAAGTATGGAGGATAAGATTGCAAAATTTCCAGAAAGAACAAGACACCAAATAATATTAGAAAGAGAAGGTGGCAGCAGCAATGAAGTATATCCTAACGGATTTTCTACATCGCTGCCAGTTGATGCGCAGATAAAAGCATACAGAACTATAAAAGGACTTGAAAACTGTCAGCTTATTCGTCCGGCTTATGCAATAGAGTATGAAGCATTTCAGCCTACAATATTATACCCATCTTATGAAACAAAAATAATAAAAGGTTTATATTTTGCAGGGCAGATTAACGGCACAAGCGGATATGAAGAGGCTGCATGTCAAGGACTTATGGCAGGTATTAATGCAGTCCTTTCAATAGATAATAAAGAGCCATTTATACTTGGAAGAAATGAAAGCTATATTGGAGTATTAACTGATGATTTGATAACGAAAGGTGTAGATGAGCCATACAGAATGTTTACTTCCCGTGGGGAATACAGGCTGCATTTAAGGGAAGATAATGCAGAATACAGATTAATAGAATACGGATATAAATATGGTTTAATATCAAAAAGAAGATATGAAAGGTTTATATTAGAAAAAGAACAAGTATATAATGAAGTAGAAAGATTTAGAAATGAGACTATAAGGTTAAAAGATAATAAAGAAAAACTAGAAAAATACAATATATCACTTGATAGGGGCTTATCCATTTATGAGTTTTTAAAACGGCCTGAAACAAATATTGATATGATTTATGATATGGAGCTTACAACTCTTACTGGAAGAGCAGCAAAGCAGGTGGAAACAATAATAAAATATTCAGGATATATCAGCCTGCAGGAAGAAGAGATAAAAAAATATAAATCATTAGAAGATAAAAAAATTCCAGATGATTTTGATTACAGCAATATTGCAGGGTTAAGACGGGAATATAGAGAGAAATTCAGCAAAATTAAACCAAAAACACTGGGGCAGGCATTAAGAATACCGGGTATGAGTATATCTGCTGTATCAATATTAGAAATTGCAATAAATAAAGAGAAAAGAAATAATGGATAA
- the mnmG gene encoding tRNA uridine-5-carboxymethylaminomethyl(34) synthesis enzyme MnmG yields the protein MDFQKIYDVIVVGAGHAGCEASLAAARMGADTLLLTISIDNIALMPCNPAIGGIGKGNLVKDMDALGGEMAKNIDETGIQFRVLNKRKGPAVWCSRAQADKYLYKNRFQTIIMNTPSLDVKQGIVTEVLVENRAVRGVETACGQTFLARRIVICGGTFIGGEIFIGDRVMEAGRMYEPAATGLSLSLKKIGFKPLRLKTDTPARLHIDSLSLNGLEEYVSDNILIPFSTETKSINLPQIKCYGTQTNEETHKVIREAAEKSLFYNGARQSNGPRYCPSMEDKVLKFPEKTGHKLVIEPEGLNTKEVHVNGFSCSIPVELQIKAYRTVKGMESCQFIRPAYAVQYDAYQPTGLNHNYETKLVKGLFFGGQLNGTSGYEEAAVQGFMAGVNAVLSLDNKEPFILGRNESYIGVLTDDLVLKGITEPYRMFTSRSEFRLLTREDNAEERLISYGYKLGLISKTRYERYQQDMQEVNNEIERLKNTLIKKNSGNEEYLSKIGVSISQSFKAEELLKRPQLSYDDIIKLTGGGLSGRKARQVEIKVKYSGYIESMEESNKEDIESIVIPDNFSYDNISGLRLEYSDKLKNIKPKTLGQALRIPGLTKTAVSVLAVEIYKHNKINKS from the coding sequence ATGGATTTTCAAAAAATTTATGATGTAATAGTTGTAGGTGCAGGCCATGCAGGCTGTGAAGCATCCCTTGCAGCTGCAAGAATGGGGGCAGATACTTTACTGCTTACAATTTCTATTGATAATATTGCTTTAATGCCATGTAACCCTGCAATAGGTGGTATTGGTAAAGGTAATCTTGTAAAAGATATGGATGCTCTTGGCGGCGAAATGGCAAAAAATATTGATGAAACAGGTATTCAGTTTAGAGTGCTTAATAAAAGAAAAGGACCGGCAGTATGGTGCAGCAGAGCTCAGGCAGATAAATATTTATATAAAAACAGATTTCAGACAATTATAATGAATACACCGTCTCTTGATGTTAAGCAGGGAATAGTCACAGAAGTGCTTGTGGAAAATAGAGCAGTCCGTGGTGTAGAAACTGCATGCGGTCAGACTTTTCTTGCAAGAAGAATAGTAATATGCGGCGGCACATTTATTGGAGGTGAAATATTTATAGGTGATAGAGTAATGGAAGCAGGCAGAATGTATGAACCTGCTGCAACAGGTCTTTCTCTTTCTCTTAAAAAGATAGGCTTTAAACCTTTAAGGCTTAAAACAGATACACCTGCAAGGCTGCATATTGACAGTCTAAGTTTAAATGGTCTTGAAGAGTATGTCAGTGATAATATTCTAATACCATTCTCTACAGAAACTAAGTCTATAAATCTACCACAGATTAAGTGTTATGGAACGCAGACGAATGAAGAAACCCATAAAGTTATAAGAGAAGCCGCAGAAAAAAGTTTATTTTATAATGGTGCAAGGCAAAGTAACGGACCAAGATACTGTCCAAGTATGGAAGATAAGGTTTTAAAATTCCCTGAAAAAACAGGACATAAACTTGTTATTGAACCGGAAGGGTTAAATACAAAAGAAGTGCATGTAAATGGATTTTCATGTTCTATACCAGTGGAATTGCAGATAAAAGCATACAGAACAGTAAAGGGAATGGAGAGCTGCCAGTTTATCCGCCCAGCTTATGCTGTGCAGTATGATGCATATCAGCCAACAGGTCTTAACCATAATTATGAAACGAAACTTGTAAAAGGTTTGTTTTTTGGAGGTCAGTTAAATGGCACAAGTGGTTATGAAGAAGCAGCAGTGCAGGGATTTATGGCAGGAGTAAATGCAGTGCTTTCTCTTGATAACAAAGAGCCATTTATATTAGGCAGGAATGAAAGCTATATTGGTGTGCTTACTGATGACTTAGTATTAAAAGGAATAACAGAGCCATATAGAATGTTTACTTCCCGCAGTGAATTCAGGCTTTTAACAAGGGAAGATAATGCAGAAGAAAGGCTGATAAGCTACGGATATAAATTAGGACTTATTTCTAAAACAAGATATGAAAGGTATCAGCAGGATATGCAGGAAGTAAATAATGAAATAGAAAGGCTTAAAAATACACTTATTAAGAAAAATAGTGGAAATGAAGAATACCTTTCTAAAATTGGTGTAAGCATAAGCCAGTCATTTAAAGCTGAAGAATTATTAAAAAGACCACAGTTAAGTTATGATGATATTATAAAATTAACCGGTGGTGGTTTAAGTGGCAGGAAAGCACGGCAGGTAGAAATTAAAGTAAAATATTCAGGATATATAGAAAGTATGGAAGAAAGCAATAAAGAAGATATTGAAAGTATAGTTATACCTGATAATTTTTCTTATGATAATATATCTGGTCTTAGGCTTGAATATTCTGATAAATTAAAAAATATAAAACCTAAAACATTAGGGCAGGCTTTAAGAATACCGGGACTTACAAAAACCGCAGTCTCTGTTTTAGCAGTTGAAATATATAAGCATAATAAAATTAATAAATCATAA
- a CDS encoding SAM-dependent methyltransferase — translation MNEKEIKTDRMMGPDSYIIINELLKNKIIDDKIRILDLGCGKGLTSIYMAEKYKNADIFAVDLWVEAKDNYIFFKENNIDNRIIPLNCDAEKLPFAESYFDIIVSVDAYHYFGLEKDFFKYNIKPLLKENGEIYIAVPGLKDDYEKVPKELKYHISEEDFKYFKSINYWENLIKNDLKEIEVLEMKCFDEAWQSWLSCDNPYAAKDIELLKADNGKFLNLISIKGKI, via the coding sequence ATGAATGAAAAAGAAATAAAAACAGATAGAATGATGGGTCCAGATTCTTATATAATAATAAATGAGCTTTTAAAAAACAAAATAATAGATGATAAGATAAGAATATTAGATTTAGGCTGTGGCAAAGGTCTAACATCTATATATATGGCAGAAAAATATAAAAATGCAGATATTTTTGCAGTAGATTTATGGGTAGAAGCAAAAGATAACTACATATTTTTTAAAGAAAATAATATAGATAATAGAATTATACCATTAAACTGTGATGCAGAAAAATTACCCTTTGCTGAAAGCTATTTTGACATTATAGTAAGTGTTGATGCATACCATTACTTTGGATTAGAAAAAGATTTTTTTAAATATAATATAAAACCATTACTTAAAGAAAATGGAGAAATATATATTGCAGTGCCGGGACTTAAAGATGACTATGAAAAAGTGCCGAAAGAATTAAAATATCACATAAGTGAAGAAGACTTTAAATATTTTAAAAGTATAAATTACTGGGAAAATCTTATTAAAAATGATTTAAAGGAAATAGAAGTGTTGGAAATGAAGTGCTTTGATGAAGCATGGCAAAGCTGGTTAAGCTGTGATAACCCGTATGCAGCAAAAGATATAGAGCTTTTAAAGGCAGATAATGGAAAATTTTTAAACTTAATATCTATAAAAGGCAAAATATAG